Below is a window of Halomicrobium mukohataei DSM 12286 DNA.
TGTAGACGTTCGCCTCCTTGCCCGTCGAGATGGGACCGCCGAAGGCGTCGATGTGTCCGTCCTGAACCAGTTTGTACAGCGCGCCGTACGTGGCGTCGTCGAACACCGACGCCGTCACTTTGAACTGCTCGGTGTTCTTGATCCGCTTGCGAAACTCGCTGAACTCGCGGTCGCGCGTCCGCGCGATCTCGTCTGCCTCGGTGTCAGAAACGTCGATCGACTCCCACTCGTCACCGACGCCGTCGGCCTCCTCGGTGTCGACGAGCCCGAAGTCGCCGTCGTCGCTCATCGGTCGCCCCCGAACGGTGGCGGCGTCATGTGTGCGTGGCCATCGTTACTCCTGGATGTGGCCCTCTTCTTTGAGCTGGTCGGCCTCCTGCTTGTCGTAGCGCCAGGTGATGTCGGCCTTCTCGTCTTGCCAGTCCCACGGTTCGACGAGGACAACGTCGTCTTCGCGGATCCAGATGCGCTTTTGCATCTTCCCGGGGATGCGAGCGGTGCGTTCGACGCCGTCCATACAGCGTACTTTGACGCGGTTGGCTCCGAGCATGTTCGTGACGATGGCGAACACCTCGTCGTCTTCGGGCATCCGGAGGTTCTTGCGGCCTTCGTTGTCGCTCATACGCCACCTTTTGATGGCGAACGGTTTAAGGCTTGTACGGTTTTGACCGAATCGACTCGTCCAGCGAGTGGCAACGCCCAAGTTCCCCTTGGGCCTACGACCGGGCGATGAGTACGACGCTGCCCGAGGAAGCCGACGAGTGGGTCGCCGAGTGGCACGGTGCGCTGGCCGACCGGCCGGCCTTCGCCGAGGCGGCCGCCGACTTCGCCGCGACCTTCCGCTTCGAGATCACGCCGGACGACGCGTACGACGGCGATCCGATCGTCGTCCGACTGGTCGTCGACGACGGGGCGTGTCCCGTCGCCGAACTCGCAACGGAGTTCGACTACGACTTCGCGCTCCGTGGTCCCTACGAGGCCTGGAAGGCGATGTTGCGGGGCGAACTCGACGCGGCCGAGGCCGTCATGGACGGCCCCTTCAGAGTCGAGGGGAACACGATCGAGTTGCTCCAGCATCAAGAGGCCGTCGCGGAGCTCGTGCGGGCAGCCCGAGACGTGGACACGACGTTCGCGCACTGAGAGTCGTCGTTTCGCTCGCTCGATCGGCTATGTTCAAATAAGTGGCCACAGGACAGGCGTACAGGCAGGGGAACACTCGCTTTGCTCATCTCTCGACACTGCTTCGCTGACCGCAGTATCTTGTTGGACCACCGCAACGACGACGACAGCACTACGAACGCATCCTGGCTGTTATCACAGATACTGATATATCCCCCAGAATAATAGAGCGACTCCCAAGAAAAAGAACGCTGCCGTTGGAATATCGTACGTGATTATATCTAGCAACCGCAAAACACCGTACGCGAGTAAGAGTACACCAAAAACAAAGACAGAGATCGTCACCAGGCTAGTCTTTTTATCTGAATTTTGAGTCATTAATTAGTGAATTTCAGTAGATCTACATAAAGGTCCCGCTTTATTTTTCATCCCGTGCACAGAAAGCCCGGTTCTATTCGAAGGTGGATGCTGTAAGTTGGGCGGCGATGCCCTCTGTAGCGTTGCTGGAACAGTTCGGAATGAAACAGTCCGTCTGTCTACTTCACGAACGACAGGGTGAATACGACCCACTCTCTGCGCCTTCGCGTCTAAAGGTTACTCTGACTGTGAGTGGACCGTCGGCGTTGCTGTAATAGGTGCAGCAATGACAGCAGGGGTGATCCGCGACTTCACAACGACTCCGCAACCGTTATTCTGCAAATTAATAGTTCCAATATATATTGCGACTATCCCGCCAAGAGCGACGGTAAGCGGGTTGGACATCGAGCCAATCACACCTGCACTTTTCAGGGTTGCAGCAACGACTGCTGCCGAACCACTCCCGATCGACCCGAGAGCATTGAGATCGTCGATAGTGGAATCACTCATGTACAGTTCGACATCCTTTCGAGTTCCGCCCCACTTCGTGTCGACGTTCGAGTCGTCTCTATTACATCCCAGAGCGGTGATCTCCGATGTCTCACCCAGATCTGCCGACTCAAGAGAGGTTGTAGAGGGGCTCTCGACGGAGTCTACCGCTTTAGCTATTTCCGACGGCTCAGAATGGACCTCAAAATCACCTCCTTGGTCTGCCGAGTCGGCCGTGAGAGTTTCCTGTTCGCTTGTCGTGAAGGTTATGTGTCCTGCTTCGATCGCCAAATTAAAGCTCTTGACAACGTGTGTGAACTGTTTGTGTAGTTCACGCCCGATATCTTCAGGCTCGGCGTCGAGTACAACTTTCCCATCTTCGATCACGATCCAGTCGATTGCGGGATCTTCTGTGGTAGTCGATGTGGACTCTGCTCCCCCAAGACCACTGCTAACTATTCCGCCAAGCGTTGAACCGGTGAGAGCCATCATAGCCCGCCGATTGAGATGTCTTTTTGACATCACTTCCATTCAAAATCAATAGATTAAAATAGTTTTTGGTTTTTACTTTTTGAGATATGATTATAGAACAGATATAGGAGTGAAGTAGCCTCTCAGTGGTCCGCCAGTATCTTGCTCTGGTCAATTGCAGACACAGAAAGAAATCGGAGACTGCTCTTCGAAAACGGGTTCGAATCAGATCGAAGAGACGCAGCTGTCGCCGCGGACCACAGCCCTTACCTCCCTCCCTCGCACCAGTCGGAGTATGTTCGACAAACTCGGGATCGCCGGTCTCCTCGGCGTGGTCGTCATGCTTGGCGGCATCGCGCTGGTCGCGTGGCAGGCACCTATCGTCGCCGCCGGCATCGCCTTCGTCGTCGCCGGCCTCGGACTGATCGTCTACGGGATGGTCACGAACCTGATGAGCGCCTTCGGCCTCGGCGGCGGCATGGGCGGGATGCCCTAGCTCTCGGGCCGGTCGGCGCGGTGCTCGCTGATGATCTGGTCGACCATCTCCGCGTTTTGCTCCCGTTTCCGTTCCTCGGCGCGCTCCTCCCAGTCCTCGATGGCAGCCTCGACCTCGTGGTCGCGAGCCACCGCGAGTTCGTCGACCTCCTGGACGGTCACCATCTCCGCGGGCGCGACGGGAATCCCGTGGTCGAAGAGAATCTCGTCGGCCACATCTGAAAGGCCGCCGTTTCGCAGGACGATCCGCGGGTTCACGTCCGCGAGGCGCTGGGCAGTCGAGCGGCCCGCGCCCGAGGCGTCCCGCAGCAGGATCACGTCGTCCTCGACGAGACCGACCGCCTCGTCGGCGCTCTCGATGGCACCGGAGGTGAACTGTTCGATCACTTTCACCGACACCAGTCCCTCCTGTTTCTCCGACACGTCCGCGAAGTTCGAGTGATCGAGCTTCCACAGCCCCTTGAGCCGTTCGAGCTTCGCTTCGAGGGCCTCGCGGTCCTCGCGTTCGGCTTCGAGTTCGCGTTCGAGACGCTCGTTTTCCCGCTGGAGGCGCGTGACCTCGCGGTCCTTGCGCACTTCGCGGCGTTCCTCGCTGCGGGCCTGTGAGAGTTCCCGCTCTTTCTCCGCGAGCCGGTCGTCTTTCTGCTGGATCGTCGCCTCCAGATCGTCGACGTGGCCCTCCAGGCGCTCGACGCGGGCTCGCAGCCGTTTGATCTCCTTCTCCTCTTCGGTGAGTTCGCGGGGCGTGTGTTCGGTCTGTTCGTCGCCGTCGTCACCGTCGTCTGAGAGATCGTCGAGGACGCTCTCGACGGACTCCTCGCCAGCGACGACACGGGCGGTCACCTCGCCCACGTCCTCGCGGGGCGGGACCTTCTCGGCGATGCGCTCGAACTGGTCGGCGTGGTCGTCGTAGGCCCCCAGCGCTGCCGCCATCGCGTCGCGCTCGTGGTCGTTGTCGTACCCCTCCTCGCGAGTGCGGTGTTGTTTCACGTCGATCGCGAGGTCGCTGTCTGGCGTCCACCCCGCAGCGCTGAACGAGCGGCGCAGCTTCTCGACGGTCTCCGGCATCGGCGTCACGTCCGCCGCGACGACGATGGGCCGGCCCCGCTCGACGATCCACTCGGTGACGCCCGCGGCGTCGACGGTCCGCGAGGAGTACACGTCCAGGACCTCGCCGTCGAGCCCCACGATCGCGACGGCCGTCGTCGTCCCGGGATCGACGCCGACGACGACGTGGTCGCGCCGCTTGGCCAGCGGTCGGAACTCGATCCCGTCGCGGCGCTCGCGCTCGATCTCGACGCGCACGTCGCCCGAGCGCATCCGCGAGACGGGGATGTCCTGGGGCCGGGCAGAGACCGTAAAGAGCGCCTGCGAGAAGCCGCCGTACTTCTCGGTGACCTCGCGCTCGTAGTCGAGGCCGGCGTCGTCCAGTTCCGACTCGACCGAGCGAGCGCGCTGCTTGACCGAGCCGTGGATCCGGCGAGTGTAGCGGTCCTCGGACCAGCCGCCACCGCCGCCCGTCGAGCGACCGCGAGCGACCTTCACCTCGGTCGTGTCGGTGAAGGCCGACA
It encodes the following:
- the eif1A gene encoding translation initiation factor eIF-1A gives rise to the protein MSDNEGRKNLRMPEDDEVFAIVTNMLGANRVKVRCMDGVERTARIPGKMQKRIWIREDDVVLVEPWDWQDEKADITWRYDKQEADQLKEEGHIQE
- a CDS encoding SCP2 sterol-binding domain-containing protein, whose protein sequence is MSTTLPEEADEWVAEWHGALADRPAFAEAAADFAATFRFEITPDDAYDGDPIVVRLVVDDGACPVAELATEFDYDFALRGPYEAWKAMLRGELDAAEAVMDGPFRVEGNTIELLQHQEAVAELVRAARDVDTTFAH
- a CDS encoding DUF460 domain-containing protein, producing the protein MNTRTGALDAVVFGVDIQSGDVRGDAPSYALVVFDGEEIERDVVSLRKLRRLIDDVEPSIVATDNMYELAADKDALVHFLGSLPDETKLVQVTGAEQPEPLSRVASRHGVPYGKEPMKEAEAAARLAAANVGQEVSAFTDTTEVKVARGRSTGGGGGWSEDRYTRRIHGSVKQRARSVESELDDAGLDYEREVTEKYGGFSQALFTVSARPQDIPVSRMRSGDVRVEIERERRDGIEFRPLAKRRDHVVVGVDPGTTTAVAIVGLDGEVLDVYSSRTVDAAGVTEWIVERGRPIVVAADVTPMPETVEKLRRSFSAAGWTPDSDLAIDVKQHRTREEGYDNDHERDAMAAALGAYDDHADQFERIAEKVPPREDVGEVTARVVAGEESVESVLDDLSDDGDDGDEQTEHTPRELTEEEKEIKRLRARVERLEGHVDDLEATIQQKDDRLAEKERELSQARSEERREVRKDREVTRLQRENERLERELEAEREDREALEAKLERLKGLWKLDHSNFADVSEKQEGLVSVKVIEQFTSGAIESADEAVGLVEDDVILLRDASGAGRSTAQRLADVNPRIVLRNGGLSDVADEILFDHGIPVAPAEMVTVQEVDELAVARDHEVEAAIEDWEERAEERKREQNAEMVDQIISEHRADRPES
- a CDS encoding DUF7470 family protein, producing MFDKLGIAGLLGVVVMLGGIALVAWQAPIVAAGIAFVVAGLGLIVYGMVTNLMSAFGLGGGMGGMP